In one Asterias amurensis chromosome 9, ASM3211899v1 genomic region, the following are encoded:
- the LOC139942220 gene encoding uncharacterized protein, which produces MAMKNKRRKHLVKQQIGVVITDLEKVILELNTVVRELKGVLNQIERVSSYLDEPAKQTADKETKKSKRVVKKAACVAKSCDNGVVLPRAVCSPCKSLSHFVTVRNGLNGTKCAFSPKKCRNDCLFSNDVKSGSQCSAEKDLSLYGSGDEGSPRIGCSGDSWCSSPRHDVIGWDRRFSSPSPAHSLTTKLRDTKAKSASQTSCSDDTQSVDFQADYNHDINTWTTYAMVHIDASSDAWSADEATQGGDVLSPTHSHHSGDNKRIMHISPLAVESA; this is translated from the coding sequence ATGGCTATGAAAAATAAGCGTCGTAAACATTTGGTGAAGCAGCAGATTGGCGTGGTAATAACCGACTTAGAGAAAGTGATATTGGAGCTCAACACTGTCGTTCGGGAGCTAAAAGGGGTGCTGAACCAAATTGAGCGTGTCTCGTCCTATCTGGACGAGCCGGCCAAACAAACGGCTGATAAAGAGACTAAGAAAAGCAAGCGTGTCGTCAAGAAAGCGGCGTGCGTCGCGAAGAGCTGTGACAACGGTGTAGTCTTACCACGAGCCGTTTGTAGCCCTTGTAAATCCCTCTCGCATTTTGTGACAGTTCGCAATGGTTTGAATGGTACCAAATGTGCCTTTTCGCCGAAGAAGTGCCGGAACGATTGCCTGTTCTCAAATGACGTCAAGTCCGGCTCCCAATGCAGTGCCGAGAAAGACTTGAGTCTGTACGGCTCCGGGGACGAAGGAAGTCCACGCATTGGATGCTCCGGTGATTCGTGGTGCTCGAGTCCTCGTCATGACGTCATCGGCTGGGATAGGAGGTTTTCCAGCCCGTCGCCAGCACACAGCCTGACCACCAAACTTAGAGATACCAAAGCCAAGAGCGCATCCCAGACGTCATGCAGCGACGACACGCAGTCAGTTGACTTCCAAGCTGACTATAACCATGACATTAACACGTGGACTACGTACGCAATGGTACACATAGACGCATCCAGCGACGCGTGGTCTGCCGACGAAGCAACCCAAGGGGGCGATGTCCTATCACCGACTCATTCCCACCACTCTGGTGACAACAAACGAATCATGCACATCTCACCCCTGGCAGTCGAATCTGCATGA